The Syntrophaceae bacterium genomic interval GGGCCGATGAGGCGGACGTTGTATTTCCGGGCCGTTGCGGCCAGCTCGGCCTGAAGCTTTTCCCCTTCCTCCCCCGCTTCGGCGAAGCCGCCGGTGACGATCACGGCGGCCTTCACGCCGGCCTTTCCGCACTCCTCGACGGCCCCGATCACCATCCGCGACGGGATCACGATCACGGCGAGGTCCGGCGCCGCAGGGATGGAGGCGATGTCCCTGTAGGACTTCAGGCCCAGGAGTTCGTCGGCCTTCGGGTTCACGGGAAAGATGGAGCCCTTGAACCCGGCGTGGATGAGGTTGTAGAGGACGTCGTAGCCGAGCTTCCCCGGCGTTCCGGAGGCCCCGACCATGGCGACGCTACGCGGCTTGAAGATGGCGTCCAGGCGGCTCTTCCCTTTCATGTTCCCTCCTTTTTCGGTATGGATGTGAATGAGTCGGTGCGGCAGGGTCTCCGCCCCCCAAGCGAAGACGGCGCATGCTACCATAGTTCCTGGGGATTTTCCAGAAAAGGGGCACGATCAGGTTGGCGGCCGCGCCCCCGCGGCTGGCCGGTTCGGTCGGGGCGCGGGGGCTGCCACGGGGGCTTCCGCCGTCGCGGACGTTTTTTCCCGCGATTCGTCATCGACGGTCTGTCAGGCTGGAGGGATGGGAAAAAAGTCCCAATTGCTCCTCTGGAAACCCCCGGTCGCGCCCCCGCGAACGTTGGTCGGGGAGAGGGGCTTCCCGGAGCGCGAATGGCGGCTTTTTCGGGGTACCCTGCCGTCGCAGCGCAGCGCCCGCAAAGTCATCTGTCTGAGCGCCCCCAGGCGCGAGTTATGACTTTGCAGCGGAGCGAGACGATGCAGGGTCGAAAAAACGCTTCTGAGCGCGATGGAGGCGCCTCTCCATGGCAAGCCCGTTTCATCCCTTCGAGCGTCGGAAGATAGATATCACGGTGCTGAGATAAAAAATGTAGGGAAAAAACTTTGAGGAAAAGAAAATGAGACACCGGAAAGCCGGAAGGGTGGCCGACGGGATCTGGTACCTGGGGCGGGAGGAAACAGGGCTTTACCTCCTGGAGGGAACCCGGGAATCCATGCTCGTGAGCGGAGGGATGGTCTACATTCTGCCGGAGGTTGTCCGCCAGCTGGAATCCTTCGGGATCGACCGTGGGCGCATCACCCGGATCCTGATCCTCCACGCCCACTTCGACCACCTCGGCGTCATCCCCTGGTGGAAGCGGACCTTCCCAAGCATGGAGGTCCTGGCCTCCGCCCGGGCCTGGGAGGTTCTGGCCATGCCGAAGGCCGTCGCTACGATCAACGAATTCAGCCGGATGGTCACGGATAGGATGGGTCTACAGGAGGGGCTGAAGAGCTTCGACCATGCCTGGCGGGACGACGTGGCGGGCCGGACGGTCTGCGAGGGAGACCGGATCGACCTGGGGGGGCTGGAGGTCCGGATTTTCGAAACGCCGGGCCACTCATCGTGCTCGATCTCCGCATACGTTCGGGTGCGGAAGGCCCTCTTCGCCTCCGACGGCGGCGGTATCCCCTTCAAGGATTTCTCGATTCCCCTGGGAAACTCCGATTTCACCCGATTCGAGGAGAGCCTCGAGAAACTCCGGGGGCTGGAGGTGGAACGCCTGTGTGCGGACCATTACGGATTTGTGACCGGGCCGGAGGCGGCGGGATTCATCGGGCAGACCCTCGACGAGGCGCGCTCTCTGCGGAGGGTTATGGAAGAAGCCCTGGAGCGGTACGGCGGCGTGGAGGACGCCGCGCGGGTCCTGACGGCCGACCTGTACGGAAGGCATCCGGATTACTTCATGTCGCCGGAGATCACCGAAGGCATCTTCCGGCAGATGATCCGCCACGTCGCGGATAGAACGCCGATGTCCTGACGACGGAACGAACCGTGAGGCGCTTTCGGAGCAGAAAGGGTACGTCCTGTCTAAAGAAAAGAGTGCTCCGGTCCCGGGAACTCGCCCTGCCGGACCTCGACGATGTACTTCTCCACGGCCTCTTTCATCTGGGTGTTGATGTTGGCGTACTTCTTGACGAATTTAGGTGTGAAGCGTTCAAACATCCCCAGGAGGTCGTGGAGCACCAGAACCTGGCCGTCGCAGTGGACGCCGCCGCCGATGCCGATGGTGGGTATCGAGAGGGTCTCGCTGATCACCCGGCCGAGCTCCACCGGGATGCACTCCAGAACCACGGAAAAGGCCCCTGCCTCCTCGAGGATCTTTGCGTCTTCCAGGATCCGGTTCGCCGCCTCGCTCCCCTTGCCCTGGACCTTGTAGCCTCCGAGCTGGTGAACCGCCTGGGGAGTCAGGCCCAGGTGGGCCATGACGGGAATCCCCGCGGCGGCGATGCGGCGCGTCACCTCGGCCACTTCGCGGCCCCCTTCGAGCTTCACCGCCTGGGCGCCCGCCTCCTGGAGGAAGCGGCCGGCGTTACGGACCGCCTCGTCCGCCGAGGCCTGGTAGGACATGAACGGCATGTCACCGATCACGAGAGCCCGGCTGACGGCCCGGCTGACGGCTTTTGTATGGTGGATCATGACGTCCATCGTCACGGGGAGCGTACTGTCGTATCCCAGCACCACCATCCCCAGGGAGTCCCCCACGAGGATCAGGTCGATGCCCGCCTCGTCCACGATGGCCCCGGTGGGGTAGTCGTAGGCGGTGATCATGGTGATCTTCTCGCCTTTCTTTTTCATGTCCCGGACCGTTGCCGTCGTGACCTTGTTCACCTTGCCGTGGGTGCTCATGGAGTTCCTCCCGAAAAAATGGAATAAAGACGTTCGGCCTGCTCAGGGGAAAGGGTTCCTTTCATCCGGGCCAGTTCCACCGTTCGTTTTCCCAGGACGCAGTAGGTCTCCAGGAGGTGCGGCAGTTTTTCCCGGAAGGCCGCGAGGTGCTTGTCAATGGTTCCGGCGTCCCCCCGCGCCACGGGTCCGGTGAGGGCCTGGACCGTTCCCATGGTCTCGATGTTCTTGAGCGTTCCCGCAACCAGGGGCCAGATGGCCCGGACCGCCGCCTCCCTGTCCATACCGATGGATTCGAAGACTTTCTCGACCTGGCGGATCAGGGTGACCAGGTAATTCGATGCCATGCAGGCGGCGGCGTGATAGAGGGCCTTGTTTTCCTCGGCGACGAAGAAGGGGGTGCCGCCAAGGTGCTGCACGATCCGGACGGCCCATTCCCGGGCGGGTTCGTCGGCGGTGACGCCGAAGATGCTGCCGGGAAGGTTCTGAAGCGCCATGGCGGAGTCGGCGAAGGCCTGCATCGGATGAATGCTGGCCCTGAACGCACCGGCCTCCCGCGCGGGCTGGAGGAGGTCAAGCCCGCCGGCGCCGCTCATGTGAACCGCCGTCTGTCCCTTCCGGAATCCTTTCCCGCTCGCGATTTCGCGACAGACCGGGAGGATCCTGTCATCGCCCGTGGTAATGAACACGGCGTCTCCCCGGGATGCCGCCTCGGCCGATCCGGCGGCCGCGAAGGCGCCCGTTGCCGAGACGGCTCTTTCCCTGGCCTCCGGAGAGACATCATAAAGGGCCGCCAGGGGATATCCAGCCTTCTGAAGCAGGACGGCCATGGCAGTACCCACCTTGCCGAGGCCGATGACGGTGATGCGAACCCTGGAGGAGTCTTGGTGGGAGGTCATAAATAGATGCCCGGTCAACGTTCATTTCCGAAATTGCCGAACAATCTTGTTGAAACATCGGCTGGATGTCAAGTATAAATCCCATTCCGTGTTGTGCAGCGCAATTCCAGTTCAGGAAAGCCGGCACATGAGAGACAGGAATCCCCCCGGAAAAAAGCCGTCCAACAAGGCCTCGCGGAGAAGGGAGTCCCTTCCGAAATCCGGCAGGCCCTCCCTTTCCGTATCTCCCGATTCATTTCCCGGGATTGGCAGTGAAAAGTGGGATCTGGGAAGCCTCGTCGATATCCTTCCCGATCCGACGTTCGCCATCGACCGGGACGGCACCGTTGTGGCCTGGAACCGGGCCATGTCGGAGCTGACCGGAATCGCCGCCGGGGAGATGATCGGAAAGGGCGACCATGAATATTCGATCGCCTTGTACGGTGAACGGCGTCCCATCCTCATCGATTTCATTCTCCATCCCGGAAGCGAATGGGAGGGAACATACGGCGGCCTGGTGAGGACCGAGGAAGGGCGTCTCATCGGTGAGTCATACATGCCGAATATGAGAGGCGCCCGGATGTACTTCCTCGGAAACGCAGCTCCCCTCTACGATGCCGGCGGAAATATCCGGGGCGCCATCGAAACGATCCACGACCTGACGGCGCGACGGCAGATCGAACAGGCCCTTCAGGAAAGCGAGGAAAAATACCGGACCATCCTGGAGGCCATGGACGAGGTTTATTTCGAGGTCGACCTGGCAGGGAACCTGACCTTTTTCAACCGCGTGCTTCCTGAGTATGCCGGGTACAGCGAGGAGGAGCTGAAGGGGGCGAATTACCGGATGTTCCTCGGCGAGGAGGCAGCCCCGCAGGTGTTTCCAATCTTCAACCGTGTTTTCAAGACGGGACTCCCGGAACGGACGTCGGAATGGGTCATGAAGCGAAGAGACGGCCGGACCCTCATGGTGGAAGCGGCCATTTTCCTGAAACGGGATGCCGAAGGGAATCCCATCGGATTCCGTGGGGCCGCCAGGGACATCTCGGAGCGGAAACGGGTGGAGAGCGAACTGCGCGAGAGTGAAGCACGATACCGGACGCTGGCGGAGCGCTCGTTTGCCGGCGTTTACGTTGTCCAGGACGGATTTTTCCGCTACCTGAACCGAAATGCCGCCTCCTATGCGGGGTATCACCCGGAGGAACTGGTCGGTACGAGCGCTGCGGACCTGGTCCTTCCGGAAGACCGGGAGCGATTGCGGCAATTTGCCCAGGACATGCTCAAAGGACTGCGTTCTGCCCCCTATGAGTTCCGGATCCGCACGAAGACGGGGGAAACCTGCTGGATCATGGAAACCGTCACACCGATCCGGTTCCGCGGGCGACCCGCCATTCTCGGGAATTCCATGGACATCTCGGAGCGGAAGGGTGTGGAGGCGCAGCTTCGCTATTTGAGCTCCCATGACGTTCTCACGGATCTCTATAACCGGGCTTATTTCGAGGAAGAGCTGAGTCGCATGCAGAGGGGCCGGTCCTTCCCCGTCAGCATCATCATGGCCGACCTGGACGGCTTGAAAAGAATGAACGACGAAGAGGGGCATGCTGCCGGAGACGATCTCCTGAGACGGGCCGCCCGGGTTCTGCAGGATTCCATGCGGGCGGAGGACGTCCTGGCCCGGATCGGCGGGGACGAATTCGCGGCTCTCCTTCCATTATCGGATCACGACGTCGCCTCCTCCGTCATCGACCGCATCCGGAGTAACCTGGATCAGCATAACCGCGTGCATGCCGGTCCCGCGCTGAGCATTTCCATGGGCATGGACACGGGACAGAAGGGGGCGGACCTGACCCTGATCATGCAGGCGGCGGACCGGTTCATGCTCATCGAGAAGGCCAGGAAGAAAGCTGCGAATCCGCTTCTGGGAAGGGGAGGGGAACATGGCCCAGGATGACCTTTCCGGGCTGAAAATCGACAAGTCCCGGAAAAAACAGCCCCTGACGGGATCCCGCAAGTGGACTGCCGCAGCCGTCGTGGCGGTTTTGATGGTGGGAGCGAGCATCCTCTATGCTCTGGGCGTCCTGACGCCGTCCGTCACGGTGGAGACGGCCGCGGTCTCGCAGGTTTATCCTTCCCAGAGCCTGACGGTCCTCAACGCCAGCGGTTATGTAGTGGCCCAGCGGAAAGCGGCGGTGGCATCAAAAGCCACCGGACGGCTGGTTGCACTCATGGTCGAGGAGGGAAGCCGCGTACGGAAGGGCCAGGTCATCGCCCGGCTCGAAAATGAGGATGTACTCGCGGCGAAGGATCAGGCTGCGGCCAATCGGAATGTTGCCCGAGCGAACCTGGAACAGGTCCGGGCGGAACGGGATGAGGCGAACCGGGACTATGGAAGGAACCGGCGCCTGGTCGAGACGGGAGCCGTATCGAGGTCGGCCTACGATCTGGCGGAGACGAGAATGCGCCGGGCCGAGGCCGCCGTGGCCTCCGCGGAGGCCACGGTCCGGGCGGCCGAGGCGGGTCTCCGGGGGGCGGAATCGGCCCTGGATTATACTCTCATCCGGGCGCCCTTCGACGCCGTCGTGCTGACCAAGAACGCCGACATCGGCGACATCGTCACGCCCCTCGGGGCGGCGGCCAATGCCAAGGCCGCCGTGGTGACCATCGCCGACCTGGGATCCCTGCTCGTGGAAGTGGACGTCTCGGAGTCCAACATCGGACGGGTCAAGCCGGACCAGCCCTGCGAAATCAGCCTGGACGCCATCCCGGAGATGCGTTTCCCCGGAGCGGTCCACACCATCGTTCCGACGGTCGACCGGAGCAAGGCCTCCGTCATGGTCAAAGTCCGTTTCCTGAAACCGGGCGACCGGCTCCTTCCGGACATGAGCGCCAAGGTGGCCTTCCTTTCCCGGCCGGTTGCGGAGGGGGAAGAAAAACCGCGTCTTGCCGTTCACCGCACCGCCGTGATCGAGAAAGAGGGGAAGCGGATCGTCTTCATCGTCCGGGGCGACCGGGCGAAACAGGCGATCATCGGGACCGGGGAGGCCCTGGGGGACATGGTCGAGGTGACCGGCGGAGTTCAGACGGGGGACCGGGTGATCCTGAAACCTCCAGGGCGGCTCCGGGACGGGTCCCGCATCAGTGTTGCCGAGAAATGACCGACAGCCCGCCCATCGTCCGGATCCGCGATCTCTGCAAGGCCTACCGCCGGGGAAGCCTCGAAGTTCCGGTTCTGTACGACATCTCCTTTGACATCCGGAACGGTGAATTCCTCTCCCTCATGGGGCCTTCCGGATCGGGCAAGAGCACCCTCCTCAACCTCATCGCCGGGATCGACCGGGCCGACAGCGGCAGCATCCTCGTTGACGGCGTGGAGATCACGGTCCTCTCGGAGACGGAACTGGCGGCGTGGCGGGCCGGATCCGTGGGCTTCATCTTCCAGTTCTACAACCTGATCCCCGTCCTCACCGCCCTGGAAAACGTCGAGCTTCCCCTGCACCTCTCGGGCCTTTCGAAGCGGGAGCGGCGGGAGCATGCGCGGATGTGCCTGGACCTGGTGAACCTCTCCCACCGCCTGGACCACTACCCGGGACAGCTCTCCGGGGGCGAGCAGCAGCGGGTGGCCATCGCCCGGGCCATCGTCACGGATCCGTCCCTGCTCGTGGCGGACGAGCCGACAGGGGACCTCGACCGGGTCTCGGCGGCGGAGATCCTGGACCTGATGGCGCGGCTCAACGGGCAGCTCGGGAAAACCATCATCATGGTGACCCACGATCCCCGGGCCGCCCAGCGGGCGGGCGTTCTCCGGCATCTGGACAAGGGGGTGCTGAGCGACGATGATCCTGCGCATCCTCTTTAGGAACGCGTTCCGGAACCGGCTCCGGACGGGGCTCACGATCCTGGGCATCACCGTTGCCATCCTGGCCTTCGGCCTCCTCCGGACCGTCGTCTCCGCCTGGTACGCCGGCGTGGAGGCCGCCTCGGCGGCCCGCCTGGTGACCCGGAACGCCGTCTCCCTCGTCTTCCCGCTCCCCCTTTCCTACAAGGAGAAGATACGCCAAATCCCGGGCGTCCGCGGTGTTTCCTGGGGAAACTGGTTCGGCGGCATCTACATCGAGGAGAAGAACTTCTTCCCGAATTTCGCCGTGGACGCCCGGACGTACCTGGACCTCTACCCGGAATTCATTCTTCCGGAAGACCAGTTGAAGTCCTTTCTGGGCGACCGGAAGGGGTTCGTGGCGGGGCGCAAGATCGCCGCCCAGTTCGGATGGAAGCCCGGGGATACGGTTACGCTCCGGGGCGTGATCTACCCCGGCAACTGGGACTTCGTCCTCCGGGGCATCTACCGGGGCCGGGACAAGACCATCGACGAGACCCAGTTCTTCTTCCACTGGGACTACCTGAACGAGACGATGCGGCGCAAATTCCCCGGGAGGGCCGACCAGGTAGGGTTCTACATGATCGGCGTGACCCATCCGGACTTGGCTGCGGAGGTGTCCTCGGCGATTGACGAAACCTTCCGGAACTCACTGGCAGAGACCCTGACGGAAACGGAGAAGGCCTTCAACCTGGGTTTCATATCCATGACTTCCACCATCGTCATGGCCATCCAGCTTGTCTCCATCGTGATCATTGTCATCATCATGGCCGTGGTGGCCAACACGATGGCCATGACGACGCGGGAGCGCATCGGCGACTACGCCATTCTCAAGACCCTGGGCTTCGGCGGCCGCCACATCGCCGCCTTGATCTTCGGCGAGGCTCTGGTCATTACACTGACGGGGTGCGCTCTGGGGATGGCCCTGACGTATCCCGTTGCGCGGGCGTTTACGGAGAGCCTGCCGAATTTCTTTCCCGTCTTCAACGTTTCCTCATCGACACTCGTCCTGGACGTGGCGGCGGCCCTGCTGGTGGCGGGTGTCGCAGGCATCGTTCCCACGCGAACGGCCATCGGGATCCGCATCGCCGACGGGCTCCGGAGGATCGGATAATGGCGGTTCCCCTTTCGTACAGCTTCCGGAATCTCTGGACACGGCGCCTCACGACGGTCCTGACCGTCTCCGGCATGGCACTGGTGGTCTTCGTATTCGCCACGATCCTGATGCTGGCCGAAGGACTCCAGAAGACCCTCGTGGAGACGGGTTCCTACGACAACGTGGTTGTCATCCGGAAAGGATCGGGATCCGAGGTCATGAGCGGCGTGGACAGGCAGCAGGCTTCCGTGGTGGAGGTCCAGCCGGAGGTGGCGGTCGGGTCCGACGGCAGGAGACTGCTCGTCAAGGAACTCGTCGTCCTGATCGCCCTGCCGAAGCGGGACACGGGGCAGAAGTCGAACGTGGTCCTCCGGGGGATCATGGAGGCCTCCCCGGCCCTGCGTCCCCAAGTGAAGATCGTGGCGGGGCGGCTTCCCCGCATGGGAACCACGGAGGTCATGGCGGGAATGGGGATCGTCCGGGGTTTCCGGGGCGTCGGGATGGGCGAGACCCTCTGCTGCGGGCTCCGGAACTGGCGGATCGTGGGGATCTTCGACGCCGGGACGACCGGATTCAACTCGGAGATCTGGGGGGACGTCGACCAGTTCATGCAGGCCTTCCGGAGGCCCGTGTATTCGTCCGTTCTGTTCAAGCTGCGGGACTCCGCCGGGTTCGACGCCATGAAGGCAAGGATCGAAAAAGATCCGCGCCTGACCCTGGAGGCAAGGCGGGAGACCCGCTACTACCTGGACCAGTCGGAGGCGATGGCCAAGTTCCTGCGGATCCTTGGCCTCTCGCTCACGGTCATCTTTTCCCTGGGGGCCGTCATCGGGGCCATGATCACCATGTACTCGGCCGTGGCGAACCGGACAGCCGAAATCGGGACGCTCCGGGCGCTGGGATTCCAGCGGCGGAGCATCGTCCTGGCCTTCCTGGTGGAGTCGCTGCTCCTCGGTTTCCTGGGCGGCGCCGTGGGGCTGTTCTTTGCCTCCTTCATGCAGTTTGTTTCGGTCTCCACGATGAATTTCCAGACCTTCGCGGAGCTGGCCTTTTCCTTCACCCTGAGTCCCGCCATTGCAGTCGAGGCGATGCTCTTTTCCCTGGGGATGGGCTTTGTGGGGGGTGTGCTGCCGGCGTTCCGGGCCGCCCGACTGAACATCGTAGACGCCCTGCGGGCGGTGTAATGAAGGGGAAAAGGGGACGGACTGGATTCTGTCCCCTTCGGCTAGGGCCGGTAACCCGGGTCTGGCGGCAGGTTGGGCAGCCGGGCCGCTTCCTGGGCGAGGCGGTCGCACCGTTCGTTTTCCACGTTCCCTGCGTGACCGCGAACCCACTGGAAGCGGACCCGATGGCGTTCGCACAGGTCCAGGAGTTCCTGCCAGAGATCGGCGTTCTGGGCCTTTTCCCGCCGGGTGCGCATCCAGTTCTTCTCCTTCCAGCGCCTGGCCCAGCCTTTGTCGATGCCGTTGAAGACGTACTGTGAATCGGTGATGAGTGTGCCTTCGCACGGTTTCTTAAGGGCCTGGAGACCCTGGATGGCCGCCTGGAGCTCCATGCGGTTGTTCGTCGTCAGCCGGCAGCCGCCGGACAGCTCCTTCCGGTGCGAGCCGGAAAGAAGAACGACGCCCCAGCCTCCCGGTCCGGGATTTCCCAGGCAGGCTCCGTCGGTGAAGATGGTGACGCTGTTGCGGTTCGGGACCATACATGCCTTTCCGTCTCGAAATGGGCGCATCTTAGGGCACAGGGCGGGAAGGAGTCAAGCCGATCACGGGCGAGAATGAATAACCGTCTGGATTCTTTAGGAGAAAAGACAAAGACATTGACAGGAAAACCCGATCTGCTTTAGGAGCACCCGAAAAAGAGCGTTCCCGTCCGCTGCGAAGAGCGGGAGCGGAGGACCCGGGGGACGGTCTGATTGTCCCGGGAAAACGGGGAATCGGCCGTCCGGTCGAAAGAGGACACATGCATCGCAGGAGGTGAAACTGCATGATCAAGAAGGCGCTTGTGAAGGGAGAAATGGACAGGAGAATCATCGAGCAGAAGATCCGGAACCGGGAAATCACCGAGGAGGAACTGGCCAAGGGGCTGGCGGCGCTCCCGGACGTGGCGGACAAGGCCGAGTATGTCAAGGTGCGCTTGGATGAAAAACGCAAGCCCGGCGGCAAGGTCTCCCATGCTGATTGATTCGCATGCCCATCTCGAGATGCGAGACTTCGATCCCGACCGGGAGGAGGTCGTCCGGCGGGCCGTGGAGAGCGGTGTCTCGACCATGGTCACCGTGGGGACGAACCTCCGCGACTGCCGGAAGGCCGTCGCCATCGCCGCGAAGTTCAGGGAGGTATACGCCGCCATCGGGATCCACCCCCATGACGCCGGCAGCATCGACGACGAGACCTACCGGAAGATCCGGAAACTGGCTGAAGAACCGAAGGTCGTCGCCTACGGGGAGATCGGCCTCGATTTTTTCCGGAACCGTTCTCCCCGGGAGGTCCAGCTCCGCCGCTTCTCCGAGCAGCTTGAACTGGCAGCGGAATTGAACCTGCCGGTGATCATCCACGACCGGGAGGCCCATCGCGAGACGCTGAGGACGCTGCGGACCTGGAAGGGGCAAAAGCCGGTTGTCATCCATTGCTTTTCCGGAGATGCCGTCATGGCGCAGGAATGCGTCTCCCGGGGGTATTACATTTCCATTGCCGGTCCGGTTACGTACCCGAAGAACGACAAACTGGCGGAGGTGGTCCGACAGATCCCCCTGGAGCGGCTGCTCGTCGAGACGGACTGTCCCTATCTGACCCCCCAGGCCCACCGGGGCAAGAGGAACGAGCCGGCCCATGTCCTGTTCACGGCCCGCAAGGTGGCCGAGATCCGGGGACTCTCCCTGGAGGAAGTTGCGGAGGCGACTTCGAGGAACGCCCGCCTGGTCTTTAACATTCCGTAAATGCTTTGAAACCCGGTTGCTTTTTTCCGGAAAGGGGATTAGGATTTCGACTCGACATACGGGGGTGCCGCAGAGGCTGAGAGAATACCCTTTGAACCTGACCTGGATCATGCCAGCGTAGGGAGCGGAGATAGGACGAACGGAAGGGGCCATATCCCGCGGAGCAGGGGATGGCCCCGTTGTTTTTTGTGGACCAGCTTTTCAGGTTGGTGAAGCATGGGGCGAATCGTTTTCATTCTGTCGGGGGGGCCCATTCCGGACCCGGAGTTTCTCCGGGAGAGAATCGCTTCGATCGGTCCTGCGGCGATCCTCTGCGCCGACGGCGGTGCTCGTCACGCTTACGGACTGGGCGTGATTCCCGAGGCGATCGTCGGCGACATGGATTCCCTGGACGACGAAGCGGCACGCTACTTTTTTGACAAGGGGTGCCGGTTCCTCCGGCATTCCCGGGAGAAGGACGAAACAGATACGGAACTGGCGCTGGCAGAGGCCCTGGGCATGAAACCCGACGCCGTCTGGATCTTCGGCGCCCTGGGACGAAGGCTGGACCACACCCTGGCCAACCTGTCGCTTCTGGCCTGCGAGGCCGCATCGGGGTTCGACGTCCGCCTGATGGATCCCTTCTGCGAGGCCTTCCTCGTCCGGGACATGCAAATCCTGGAAGGGGAGCCGGGACAGACGGTTTCCGTCTTTCCTCTCGGCGATGCGGCGGAGGGAATTACCCTGGAAGGATTCGAATACCCCCTGGACGGGGCGACAATGAAGCCCGGGAAACCTTATGGAGTCAGCAACCGTCTTCTCGCCGCCCGGGGAGTGATCCGGGTCCGCAAGGGGGCGCTTCT includes:
- a CDS encoding TatD family hydrolase; its protein translation is MLIDSHAHLEMRDFDPDREEVVRRAVESGVSTMVTVGTNLRDCRKAVAIAAKFREVYAAIGIHPHDAGSIDDETYRKIRKLAEEPKVVAYGEIGLDFFRNRSPREVQLRRFSEQLELAAELNLPVIIHDREAHRETLRTLRTWKGQKPVVIHCFSGDAVMAQECVSRGYYISIAGPVTYPKNDKLAEVVRQIPLERLLVETDCPYLTPQAHRGKRNEPAHVLFTARKVAEIRGLSLEEVAEATSRNARLVFNIP
- a CDS encoding thiamine diphosphokinase, which translates into the protein MGRIVFILSGGPIPDPEFLRERIASIGPAAILCADGGARHAYGLGVIPEAIVGDMDSLDDEAARYFFDKGCRFLRHSREKDETDTELALAEALGMKPDAVWIFGALGRRLDHTLANLSLLACEAASGFDVRLMDPFCEAFLVRDMQILEGEPGQTVSVFPLGDAAEGITLEGFEYPLDGATMKPGKPYGVSNRLLAARGVIRVRKGALLVIRYFEAGVFPAGD